From Topomyia yanbarensis strain Yona2022 chromosome 1, ASM3024719v1, whole genome shotgun sequence, one genomic window encodes:
- the LOC131676836 gene encoding uncharacterized protein LOC131676836: protein MEIKRASLWLGGLLQLILLLYCQPTAQAASGGINLFKDMLRGKVDEDECPAMLSADDIGETKFFLCRAPASSFSDLNLNGFYEKRTVNKYKNMMINKDAIEALAEEPEQSKEASRFLFPRVAPKRTPGAILSWAIPAANRV, encoded by the exons ATGGAAATCAAAAGAGCATCCCTCTGGCTTGGAGGACTGCTTCAGTTGATCCTGTTATTATACTGTCAACCGACGGCACAGGCTGCCTCAGGTGGAATTAATTTGTTTAAAG ATATGCTTCGCGGGAAGGTAGATGAAGACGAATGCCCGGCAATGTTGAGCGCTGATGATATCGGAGAAACAAAATTCT TTTTGTGCAGGGCACCAGCATCTTCTTTCTCGGATCTGAACCTGAATGGCTTTTACGAAAAGCGTACCGTCAACAAATATAAAA ATATGATGATCAACAAAGACGCGATAGAAGCACTGGCTGAAGAACCGGAACAAAGCAAGGAAGCTTCTAGATTCTTGTTCCCACGAGTTGCACCGAAACGAACACCTGGAGCGATTCTCAGCTGGGCAATCCCGGCAGCGAATCGAGTGTAA
- the LOC131676837 gene encoding mucin-2, with amino-acid sequence MESISKTFLLTALVFTTAIISNDGQFLPGPRYSLDNMPKTSFSCRDKILGGYYADSETQCQMFHVCVKVAGVGVQDFRFLCPNGTAFDQEAQICADWGDVDCEAATLYYGSNNFDLYRIGSGFESKRAPYAEEEEEATFHLQRAETSDTRRSKQYIVNQSSKPQGPPVHNPNQFHSAQKPQYRPPPVQTTTTTTSTTPKPSPTSSSSANEDYYNNQYQKQIQQKHLQHKQQQLIYNQQQQIQQQQYRQLTAAAATATPAERRQQDEIRSTTPTNFANNQKPQQQRNDHNEEILRGSHSSHFFNNRNNGKEDTEDDFVRKSPSSTADPRTTVRPLQTASANTTRTQHRGRNRGRGTVRAHNLNIVRNEVKPTQPRQTHLQSTTPEDFVDVAKIPNYSKPNNNFRQQPTTVLQPHNSNQINFGQPAASTPAPFSRGRSNQNVGTNHSTNAFFHKQQTNTTPKQTPVQSFQQYQTTPSATHQQQYQTSTNKPIPSAASRTNEQFKNNNNQQQISHRTLQNPATTTHVPNINFQFFNRNQPNDLRPSTTSTTTAAPPQNFNRVTQAPQFYNTGFEHKATERTIFESTTANVDPQRSRAQPRVYNVDPGRLSQFNYNEYQGSRASVTTTTTAATTTTASENVTPSTYNPLSYRPQQQQIRLHPQSLNLNPFDPRTTAAAPISTTTTTTTTTTTQRPVTNERYQIISRSASDSHTPSTIKKFSTLVPKDQYNPTTFKPNAFSKKALLQFIVQKPEKPQEKAIPAPVKSTLYIPTVPPVSTTTTTTTTTTTPAPASRRQSTTFFQQPQRPIETTTTTQRSTDPNEDDGQYHPELYEKDFYRNRVRAKFNQERKQNQDPLSATRNNYFQQSTPVSQSLSASDEDEIFRTAHSQNIAASGNDLILERARQAAVKINEFLSSSSVKPTVPAPTKKSSQTSPNNQRVNPRPFSKAPTISPHATSTKRPSDDKDEYDYAYYDTGSPDVPEYDVIEEFGRTGKKSN; translated from the exons CTCTTGTTTTTACAACTGCAATCATCAGTAACGATGGCCAATTCCTGCCCGGACCGCGGTACAGTTTAGACAACATGCCTAAAACCAGTTTTTCTTGTCGGGATAAAATCCTCGGTGGATACTATGCTGACTCAGAAACTCAGTGTCAAATGTTCCACGTGTGTGTCAAAGTAGCTGGTGTTGGT GTGCAAGACTTCAGATTTCTTTGCCCCAACGGCACGGCTTTCGATCAGGAAGCTCAAATATGTGCCGATTGGGGCGACGTCGACTGTGAAGCAGCCACACTCTACTACGGCAGTAACAACTTCGATCTGTACCGGATTGGGTCAGGCTTCGAAAGTAAGCGAGCACCTTACGCTGAGGAGGAAGAAGAAGCAACCTTCCATCTGCAGAGGGCCGAAACAA GCGACACTAGGCGTAGCAAGCAGTATATAGTGAATCAAAGCTCAAAGCCACAAGGACCCCCTGTACACAATCCAAACCAGTTCCACTCAGCGCAAAAGCCGCAATATCGTCCGCCTCCGGTCCAAACCACAACGACTACCACCAGTACCACACCAAAGCCTTCCCCGACGTCATCTTCGAGCGCAAATGAAGACTATTACAACAATCAGTACCAGAAGCAAATACAGCAGAAACATCTTCAGCATAAACAGCAACAGCTAATCTACAATCAACAGCAACAGATTCAGCAGCAACAATATCGGCAGCTAACGGCAGCCGCTGCAACCGCCACCCCGGCGGAACGACGCCAACAGGATGAAATCCGTTCTACAACCCCAACCAATTTTGCAAACAATCAGAAACCACAACAGCAGCGAAACGATCACA ATGAAGAAATCTTGCGTGGATCGCACAGCTCACATTTCTTCAACAACCGCAACAACGGAAAAGAAGATACCGAAGATGATTTCGTCCGAAAGTCTCCTAGCAGCACTGCTGACCCAAGGACAACCGTCCGACCGCTGCAAACTGCTTCCGCCAACACTACCAGAACACAACACAGAGGTCGCAACCGTGGCAGAGGAACTGTTCGAGCACACAATTTAAACATTGTGCGGAATGAAGTCAAACCGACACAACCGAGACAGACTCACCTCCAGTCAACCACTCCCGAAGATTTTGTAGATGTAGCGAAAATTCCAAACTACAGCAAACCAAACAATAATTTCCGACAACAGCCTACAACGGTTTTACAACCGCACAATAGCAACCAAATCAATTTTGGACAACCTGCGGCATCCACGCCTGCTCCGTTCTCTCGGGGACGGTCGAATCAAAACGTTGGCACCAACCACAGTACTAATGCCTTCTTCCACAAGCAACAAACCAACACCACACCAAAACAAACCCCAGTACAGAGCTTCCAGCAATATCAAACAACCCCCTCCGCAACGCATCAACAGCAATACCAAACGTCAACCAACAAACCTATTCCAAGTGCAGCAAGTCGTACGAATGAACAGTTCAAAAACAATAACAATCAACAACAGATATCCCACAGAACTCTGCAGAACCCAGCTACAACCACACATGTTCCAAATATTAACTTCCAGTTCTTCAACCGTAACCAACCCAATGATTTGCGACCATCAACTACTTCGACTACTACTGCAGCACCACCCCAGAACTTCAACAGAGTGACACAAGCACCGCAGTTCTACAATACAGGTTTCGAGCACAAGGCCACTGAACGAACCATCTTCGAATCCACTACTGCAAATGTGGACCCTCAACGAAGCCGAGCTCAGCCACGCGTTTACAACGTAGACCCAGGTCGCCTTAGTCAGTTCAATTATAACGAGTACCAGGGAAGTCGAGCTAGTGTCACAACCACTACGACAGCTGCCACGACAACTACTGCTTCGGAGAATGTAACCCCATCGACATACAATCCACTCAGTTACCGACCTCAACAGCAACAGATACGACTCCATCCACAATCATTAAATCTGAATCCTTTTGATCCACGAACAACTGCTGCTGCACCAATtagtactactactactactactactaccacTACAACGCAGCGTCCTGTAACTAACGAACGATACCAGATCATATCGCGTAGCGCAAGCGATAGCCACACTCCCTCGACGATCAAGAAATTCTCCACCCTAGTACCAAAGGACCAGTACAATCCAACCACTTTTAAACCGAATGCTTTCAGCAAAAAGGCTCTCCTTCAGTTTATTGTTCAAAAGCCCGAAAAACCTCAGGAAAAAGCTATCCCAGCTCCCGTGAAAAGCACACTATATATCCCGACTGTTCCCCCGgtatcaacaacaacaaccactACTACTACTACAACCACACCTGCACCAGCGTCACGAAGACAGTCCACCACATTCTTCCAGCAACCTCAACGGCCAATCGAAACCACCACAACTACCCAGCGATCTACAGATCCCAACGAAGACGACGGTCAGTACCATCCTGAGCTGTACGAAAAAGATTTCTATCGAAACCGTGTCAGGGCCAAGTTCAACCAGGAGCGCAAACAAAATCAGGACCCCCTGTCAGCTACCCGCAACAACTACTTCCAGCAGTCCACTCCCGTTTCCCAATCGCTATCCGCAAGCGACGAAGATGAAATATTCCGAACGGCCCACTCCCAGAACATTGCAGCCAGTGGAAATGATCTGATCCTGGAGCGGGCGCGTCAAGCCGCTGTCAAAATTAACGAATTCCTATCGTCCTCTTCGGTCAAACCAACGGTGCCGGCGCCTACCAAGAAGTCTTCTCAGACATCACCAAACAATCAACGGGTGAATCCAAGGCCTTTCTCCAAGGCTCCTACGATCTCTCCGCATGCGACCAGCACCAAAAGACCATCGGACGATAAGGACGAATATGACTATGCCTACTACGATACGGGTAGTCCAGACGTTCCGGAATATGACGTCATTGAGGAGTTTGGGCGGACAGGCAAGAAGAGCAACTAG